In Helianthus annuus cultivar XRQ/B chromosome 3, HanXRQr2.0-SUNRISE, whole genome shotgun sequence, a single window of DNA contains:
- the LOC110929203 gene encoding zinc finger protein ZAT10: protein MALEALNSPATTTATPPPSFHYKDMNFPTTTIIQDSWNKGKRSKRPRATVSAESDITHPSDAQHPTEEEYLAFCLMLLSRGGANTGGGSINTAATQSPPRPPLPQSISHKCSVCNKEFSSYQALGGHKASHRKNTTDDHPSTSTNTTTTTTHTFSTLKPSGRAHECSICHRSFPTGQALGGHKRRHYDGGNNSGVTTSGKTTSSTNSQPRDFDLNLPAFPEFHLGLNVDLVKKSQRFIEDQEVESPHPAKKQRLLVAGNV, encoded by the coding sequence ATGGCACTTGAAGCTCTAAACTCACCGGCAACAACCACGGCAACACCACCACCTTCCTTCCACTACAAAGACATGAAtttccccaccaccaccataattcAAGACTCTTGGAACAAAGGAAAACGTTCCAAACGCCCCAGAGCAACAGTCAGTGCAGAAAGCGACATCACTCATCCGTCAGATGCCCAACACCCGACGGAGGAGGAGTACTTAGCTTTCTGTCTGATGTTGCTCTCTCGTGGTGGCGCAAACACTGGCGGCGGCAGCATAAATACCGCCGCCACTCAGTCGCCACCACGACCCCCCCTCCCCCAATCCATTTCCCACAAGTGTAGTGTTTGCAACAAAGAATTCTCATCCTACCAAGCACTTGGTGGCCACAAAGCTAGCCACCGGAAAAACACCACCGACGACCACCCCTCCACCTCCACcaacacaaccaccaccaccacccacacTTTCTCCACTTTGAAACCTAGTGGTAGGGCCCACGAGTGCTCCATCTGCCACCGGTCCTTCCCCACCGGTCAAGCACTCGGTGGACACAAAAGACGGCACTACGACGGCGGCAACAACTCCGGCGTGACAACTTCCGGCAAAACAACTTCTTCCACCAATAGTCAACCGCGGGATTTTGACTTGAACTTGCCAGCTTTCCCTGAATTCCATCTGGGGTTGAACGTTGACTTGGTGAAGAAAAGTCAACGGTTTATTGAAGACCAAGAGGTTGAGAGTCCTCATCCGGCGAAGAAACAACGTTTGTTAGTCGCCGGCAATGTTTAA